The window tgtcagagcagaaaccatgCCATGTGTCACActgtgatctgtttcacctgtcttagTGATTGTCTCCACCTACCTCCAGGTGCcacccattttccccattattcccagggtatttattcctgtgttctctgtttgtctgttgccagttcatcttgtcttgtcaagtcaaccagcatgtttTTCCTTGCTCCTGCGTTTTCCAAGTCTCTGTTTTCCACTCCTCCCGGTTCTGacctgttctgcctgccctgacactgagcccgcctgcctgaccattcagcctgccctgacctcgagcctgcctgccactctgcaCCTCCTGGACTTTGACCTGGTTTATGATCTTCTGCCTGTCTACGACCtgtctcttgcctgccccttgttttataataaatatcagagactcgaaccatctacctcccgtgtctgcatctgggtctcgccctgtatCGTTAtaccatgaggtcgaaagaattgttcGTAGAACTctgggacaggattgtgtcaaggcacagatctggggaagggtaccaagaacacagtggcctccatcaatcttaaatgtaggaggtttggaaccaccaagactcttcctagagctggctgtccggcaaaactgaaaaatcgggggagaagagcctttgtcagggaggtgaccaagaacccgatggtcaccctgacagagatccagagttcctctgtggagaaggtcatccatctctgcagcactccaccaatcaggcctttatggtagactgaccagactgaagccactcctcagtaaaaggggCATGACAAAAGAGAGCCTGTAATGCGCCTTCCTCTTTTGGACGTTAAACAAGgcgacactccatcttaactcctcctccacatctacTGGATTGGTTGAATAGTGCAGAAAAAAATCTCCCTGACAGTTCTTTTTAAAATTCTGGTCAAGACCAGAAtagggggatctagtttcaggcattttttttgttgttgtatttttcaCCTtcctttaaccaggtaggctagtagagaacaagttctcatttacaactgcgacctggtcaagataaagcaaagcagtgcgacacaaacaacaacacagagttacacatggaataaacaagcgtacagtcaataacacaatagaagcaataaagtctatatacagtgtgtgcaaatggcgtgaggatgtaaggaaataaataggccatagtagcaagtaattacaatttagcaaattaacactggagtgatatatgtgcaggtgatgatgtacaagtagaaatactgatgtgcaaaagcgcagaaaagtaaataaaaacaatatggggatgcggtaggtagattggatggactatttacacatgggctatgtacagctggagcaattggttagctgctcagatagctgatgtttaaagttagtgagggaaatataagtctccagcttcagcgatttttgcaattcgttccagtcattgtcagcagagatctggaaggaaaggctgccaaaggaggtgttgactTTGTGTGGCTTTGGCTTTGCGTGATACGGGTACGTTTTGTTATCATGAccggtgagctgagataaggcagagctttacctagcaaagacttatagatgacctggagccagtgggtcttgcgatgaatgtgtaacgagggccagccaactagagcatgcaggtcgtagtggtgggtgatatatggggcattggtgacaaaacagatggcactgtgatagactgcatccagtttgctgagtagagtgttggagtgtaTTCTGAGTGTATTTTGTAAAAGACATCGCCAAAGTCCAGGAGTAGGTTAGTTAGTTTTACGAGAGTAAAATAGCGTCAGTGAAGGatgttttgttgtgaaatagaaagactaattttggattgtagatgcgtaatatgagtctggaaggagagtttacagtctagccagacatctaagtatttgtagttgtccacatattctaagtcagaaccgtccaaagtagtgatgctagtcaggcgggcgagtgcgggcagcgaacggttgaaaagcatgcatttagttttactagtgtttaagagcagttggaggccacggaaggagtgttgtatggcattgaagcttgtttggaggtttgcttacacagtgtccaaagaatggcCAGATGCATACCGAATgatgtcgtctgcatagaggtggataagggaatcacccgcagcaagagcgaaaacagcagaggtgtatttggagggcaagttggtcaggataatatctatgagggtgcccatgtttatggatttagggttgtacctggtgggttccttgataatttttAAAGATTGAGGGAAAATATCTTAGATTGCAGGACatccggggtgttaagcataccccagtttaggtcacctaacagaatgaactctgaagatagttgaggggcaatcaattcacatatggtgtccagggcacagctgggagcggaggggggtCTATAATAGATGGAAACAGTTAGAGACTTggttctggagagattaattttgaaaattagaagctcgaactctttgggcatagacctggaaagtatgacagaactttgcaggctatctctgcagtagattgaaagtcctccccctttggcagttctgtcttgaGGGAAAATGTTGTAGCCGGGGATGGACATTCCATTAATTTTAAAATGGAAAAGAGATTGAAgataaattgaaatatatatatttttttaaatttgaaaaTGTACAGGGGAGAAAGACAAACCACGTATgcactgctacaccatcttgggTGGAACGCTTGCTACGTTAGGTTAGCAGAGTCTGGCCACAAGTAGTGTCTATCTATTAAGCTGTCCGTGGTGCGGAAATGTTCTACCCTCAAATTGTTTACCAAAGTTACACCAGTAATGTTGGGGTACTGACCAAAAGTATGAGTTGAAATGCACTGTTCCAATTATTGTAGAAATGTTAGGGTTAACTAAACAACAAAATAAGCTTTTCTTCTGTAACTGCACAacaagggtggcaggtagcctagcagttaggaggccagtaaccgaaaggttgctggttaaaatcccagagccgactaggCGAAAAATCTGTTGATTTGCCCTTGAGCgaggtacttaaccctaattgctccagggtcgctgTCAATAATGGCCGATCCCTGGCTGTCACCCCACTCTCCGAGGCTGTCTCTGGTGGATTGGGATATCCAAATAACTCATTTCTAAtgcacttgtacatgtgtgaaataggacaaatgtaaGCACCCATCTGAGTATTATCTTAACATGATGAGAATGCTGCAAATCTGCCAGTCAATTTTACCTCCAGGACTGAAACACAGTCTGAGGTCAGTGGCCCCGCTGTCCATAACTATTAACTGTCCAATGTGCTGAAATTCTCTGCCCCTCAAATTGTGAGCCATAGCTACAACAGATACACCAGCAATGTTAGGATTAACTTCACTAAACATTCAAAACAGGATTTATTTTGACAGAGATTTTAAAAATAGCCTTTTGTTGTCCATCTCCAGCTGATGTGCATATTGAATTTTTACAGCTTGTTCCGTGGTAGTGACATTTGCTAAGCTTGTCCCTTGATGTCCCAGTGCAAAGACATGAATGTTCAGACCTGGATCTGAAAGGTCACATCATATTGATTCATGGCAGAAGACATCAGCCCCATTATTTAATGGGCAGCACAGCAGGAGACTGCCCAAATGTTGGAATCATGCTTAGCATTGATGCAGGCTGATCAAGTCACATGGtatcacatacagtatcttgACTCACTTGATAGTCTAAGAATGTTTCCGTTTGGTTGTTGTTTCTAAAGTAATTACTCAGGAATGTATTTGTAATACATATGTAATCTTTCTTGACTTTATCACTTTGTAAATTCACAGTTGCTCATGTTTGTTTAGTTGAAGTTAAAGCTGAAGTTTATAGCTTGATGTTGATTACATTTTGCTTTCATGCATAGGCCTAAAGGATATAACTCGTAATATTTTCCCTGCTTCAATCCTGTTCCACTTGGTCTCGACCAGAACagaggagtaggtgtgtgtgggtgagtttGTGACTGAGGCGTGTTCAGAGTGTGTAGCCCAGTCGATGTCCTCGGCGTCCCTTGATGTGGAGGTCAGTTAGACGCGCACTGTTGCAGACAGACGAAACATATTGCAGTTGACTATAACAGCCTTGGGTTTATACAGAGTACACCATTTGAAGACCAATTCTATTCAATGTGAGCTATTCGAAAGCACCTTCTTCTTAACGCGCTCTGTGAGGGGCGTATTTTGAGACGAAGGGAGGTTGCGCATTGAACGCAGCGTCGTAAACTATTTTGCTATCCAGCCCCAGCCAAAGGTTTGTGGATTTTATTTGTTCGTTTGCACACCCGTTCAAATCCACTTTTCAACTGTGCGCTTTTTGGTTAACACAATATGAACTCTGACAGAGAGGTGAACATGGGTTTATTTATTTTGGACAAGCGCGGAAAGGTGAAGGATAACGCCATATGTTTATTGTAACGGATAATAATAACGGACATTTGGACTTGATGGCCAAAGAGCCTTGACAACTGTTGATGGTTACTGTTGTGTTTGTTCTTCGATGAATTTTCACAATGACAGGTGACCAGCTGTTGAATCTCCGAGGAAAACTCTCCTCATTTTCTCTCTGgctatctctactctctatccccgcAGCCTCCGACTCTATTTCACCAGAGTTTCTATCCTGAACCTGTTTGTTATTTTACACGATAAACATTACGATGGATAATGAGGAATGTGTAATTTGTTATATAATAAAACGATGCGGCGAGTTCCCAGCACCTGTTGAACAGTGACAAGCCTACATTATGGCCTGCCGGAGCGGCTGCTGTTGTGGCTTCGGTCCCTTCAACGAGGATAACGCCAGGTTCCTAATGTTAGCGGTGTTTATaatcctctacctcctctgcGGTGCCGCTGTCTTTTCAGCACTGGAACAGCCGATGGAAGCAGAGGCGAAGGACCGCTGGGCGCAGCGTTTTGAACAGTTTAGCCAAAAGAATAACCTGAGCAAGAGAGAGCTGGACAACTTCTTGAGGAACTACGAGGAGGCGAACTTGGCCGGGATTCGCGTGGACACTATCAGACCTCGGTGGGATTTTACCGGCGCGTTCTACTTCGTGGGGACTGTGGTCTCGACCATAGGTGATATTTTATGTAGCTTATAGATTCTCTCATTGTCACATATGACACATCATATCCAACACCATGAATCAAAGCTGAAAGCAGGAGATAATCAATTTTATATTTAACTTACTTGGGACAAAATTGCTGTTCACATTTTTTGCACTCCAAAACGTGTAGTTTTTAGGAGTAATTTTAAAGGGAAATTAGGCTATAGGACCTGTACTGTGTAGGCTATAGGGATGTTATGCTCTTATGAATTATTTTCAATAATTCCACAACTAGAACAATCACAGCCAACTAAAGGATGCTTCAATATGCATGCCTATCAAGTTTGAATTAGTCTTATTGTGTGTCATGTAATTGGTTTCAATATGAAACCCTGTTAAATTAGTGCCGCCTGGAGTGCCAATTACTAAGAAACTCCagcaactctctgtctctccctctctgtctgaatGATATGAGACTGTGTTGGCAAACACAAGCCTGGTGAAGAGGGGATGTTTATGGCTCACAAGCCAATCTTATCTCTGATCTTTTGTAGCTAAGCCACACAGCTAAAAGCCTTAATGCCTCTAGATTACTTTATTACACGTCAAGAAAGAAAGTAAATGGATTTGGAGGAACTTAGCTAATGCATTTGTATTCAGTACAGATATACTAAATACAGGACATTTCTGTTCTCTAATTTAAAatatagtagtatatatataaccatacgtCTTGTACTAAGATAAGGGGACAAAAGGATGCCCTACTTTTTTTCTTTGAATGGAAGTAAATGGAGGGATCCCTTTTCACCTCTGACTGCTCATTGTTAAATGCAGTGTAAAATGGAACATGGTCATCATGGAACAGAGGGAGCATGTAGTCAAGGGCTGGAATGGATGGACTCATCATGAGATTCATCACAGCTGGGCTCACACTGTCCATCAGataagagctgtgtgtgtgtgtgtgtgtgtgtgtgtgtgtgtgtgtgtgtgtgtgtgtgtgtgtgtgtgtgagattctgTGGGTCCTCCATTGGTCTGAAAGTAGGCATTCCTAGTGTAATATAAAGGGGTGGGGCGAGAATGAGAAAAGACGTGATAAAGGATGgtaaagagggaggaggagagagggaagtaagaaaggtatagaggaagagaagtAAAAAGGGAGGGttaagtgtgtgagagagaagtcaATTAGAGAGAATTATGAAGAGAGAGCGATGAGGGGATGtctagaaagagagaaggtgaagaATCAAGAATAATATTATTCTTGTCACCATGAGCAACCCTGTAGGCGAGTGAGTGAGTGGCTGAGGAGGCATTGTGCATGTGACTGAATGGTGCTTCACTCCACtcagggcagagggagggagggtgtgctTGTTAACAACCAATTAACCGTCAGCATTGAACAAACTCTGAGCTTACTTACTGTACAGATGCTAAAACGCGCACACAATCCAAAAGCCAGAGCAAGGCTgtcgtgtttgtgtgtttgtgtgcgtgcttgACACTTCTATTTGGGGCCTGTCTTGTGTGAGCATTGCTTCAACTTATGCGTTTTCCACCTGTCTGTGAAAGCTGACAGTGTCCATTATGCTCAGGCTGACTGATTTAGGATTGTGAATAAACAGGATTTGAAATAAAACTAAAAATCATACTGCATTGTTCAGTGTGATTCAGTATTGTATTGTCCTACTGTTGTTTTCTAATGGTAATGATTCTACTATCTGTCCAATCATGGTGTAATTTGTAATAAATTCAAGCAAAAACATAATTACTAGTTTTGACCTGTACTGTTTTCTTTATAATAACATATCCTTCCATCTTCATGTTTCCCAGGGTTTGGAATGACGACGCCAGCGACCATCAGTGGTAAGATTTTCCTCATCTTCTACGGCCTGATCGGCTGTGCCTCGACCATTTTGTTCTTCAACCTCTTCCTAGAGCGCGTCATCACCGTCATCGCCTTCGTCCTCAAGTCCTGCCACGAGCGTCGCCACCTTCGCAAGGCCGTGCTTCCGCAAAATGGCCGCCGACGCCTCTCCGAGGGCAGCGGAAGAGGCGGCAGGGGAGAGGGGCTGGCTGGGTGGAAGCCCTCGGTGTACTGTGTGATGTTGATCCTGGGCGCCGCCGCCATCTTGGTATCCTGCTGTGCCTCGGCCATGTACTCTGCTGTAGAAGGCTGGGGCTACCTGGATTCTCTGTACTACTGCTTCGTAGCGTTCAGCACCATTGGGTTTGGGGACATGGTGAGCAGCCAGATGTTTGCGTACGACGAGGGGAATGAGAGCCAGATGGCGTACCGGGTGGGTAACTTCCTGTTTATTCTGACAGGAGTTTGCTGTATCTACTCCCTGTTCAACGTCATCTCCATCGTCATCAAACAGGTATATGCTCATAATACTTCAGCTCTTATTGCCTTTGgtttaaccaggtaagtcattgagggaaaaaaactctttGACAATAATGACCTGATAATGGCCTGCATCATCATCAACCCGGTGggattgttgttattgttactgtATTCATCTTGCTCATTTTATTAAGTAAAGTAGTGACTTTGGGTGTTTTGAAAAGCACTTGTGAATAAAAGTTATTATTGTAGCCATTCATTTTGGAatcataaaaaaaaaattgtattcagAAAAATGTCATGTAAGCTTAGTCTCTAAGACTTTTATTATAGCATCGGCATTGATCATTTATGTTGGGACTTTGAGGTGCTGAACTGGCTGCTGAGGAGGCTGGAGGTGCCATGTCGCTGCCCAGGGAGGGGGCGCCACCAACCGCACCCCAGACACCCCCGCAAGAACGTGGTAGTGCCCGGACACCTGAGGGCCAGGCGGGACCTGTCCATCGAGACGGACGCGGTGAACGACAGCGAGGCGGACGGACGGAGGATGTCTGGAGAGATGATCTCCATGAAAGACTTCTTGGCTGCCAATAAGGTGAGGAGAAGACATGAACATGTATGTGTCCACTACTTACAGTTTACGGCTGTTCCCAGATCAGACTTTGTGCAGATGTGAAATACTTGAGGCGTGTTCACATATACCTATCGGATCCAGATCCTGCAGTGTTTGGTACCCTGATCCTCTATATCCGGCCATTTAATTGCATAAGTGAAGTGCAAACAAATCGTGGTTCCTGCCCGTGTGGTCGTTCCAGGAAACGTTGATGCTGTATCATTagatttatttttactgctataTTGCTGTACCCAGCGCTTGTTCTACATTTATTTGGTCATGAATTAGTTTCTCTCCATTCATCAGGTGAACCTGGCCATCATGCAGAAGCAGCTGTCAGAGATGGCTAACGGTCACCCTCGCCAGTCAAGCTCCAGCTCCCGCCACAATGGCTTCTCCGGAGGGGTGGGCGCCCTGGGCATCATGAACAACCGCCTGGCAGAGACCAGTGTGGACAGATAGGCCTACACCTACGTATACACATAAGTCAGACTGATTGACTGGCCAGAGAGACAGTCACAAGAAATCAGGACTTCCTCTAAAAATACATTGGTTTTAATTGAACAAATAGAGAAATGTACAATACCCAACTCAATTCCAGGAGAATAATTGACCCCATGGACTAAAGCCTGGCCAGACCACATCAGTTCAGAATATGTCATGTACACCCCGCACATCCAATCAAGATGCGAAGGGAAAGGAAGTGCAGTGGCATTCAGTGTGCAGAAAGTTTCCCGTTTCATAACTGTAGGGACAATGAAATACAATACGTCTGCCCTACTTAATCAAGCTGTCCATCACAGGAGAATAATTGACCTGAAGTACCAACCTATACCGCAACAAGGTTCCACTGTAAGAGAACTCTGCCTGCCGCCACCCATTCTTCTCTGATGCATGCTGGTTCATCAGGCAGTGTctatgtgcgtgcgtgcatgagtgtgttGGTGTGCGCGCGTCTCCTTCACCCACATCTGGATCACAACCAACTGTAGCTACTGCTGGAATCTGGTGGTTAGTTACTGAGGCAGTTTCCATGGTGACACTACAGAATACAGAAAGATACCCAAAGACATTGTAGCTGAGTGGTTTCAAACTACCCTATGGTATTCTTCATATCACTAGCGAATAACAGCTAGCCAACAGACTGCTCATCACCACGACTACAAACACCCTATACTGTCATCTTGATCAAGAAGACCCACCGCTCGCCTGCTTTTCAGAGAAAACACCTACAGGGGAAGTAGCCTTCTGAGAAAAATACTGAATTTCCACTGTGTGTAAGAAACCGCAACCGATCTGTAAGGGGAGACAGCCTTATGAAAAGGCATGCAAGACTTTTAGAGACAGCTGAATGTGGCAAACAGAAACACTGTCTAAATATCATGCTTCTGTCTGAGTGGTTATGGCTACAGACTTGTTATGTTCATCAGCTGTAATGGGTTTTCTATTGCACTGCCGCCTCTAACTTGTTATCTGTTATGTTTGAGACATAGTGCTATGGACAATAACACCCAGCACAGCACTGCACCATTACAAACTAATGGATATCTATTTATTCTAtccaaaatgaaaaacagaattcTATTCTTTAGAGATTCCAATTTAGAGCGTATTATCAGAGGGCTGTTATCTTGCTGTTTCACCATACTATGTGGAAGCACCATAAGGCAGCAGCATACGGACTCTAACAATGAAGTATCACTCTTTTGTCCATATCTATCTGGACCTGGCCAGCATGCTCATATTAATGCTATGAAAAACAAGTCTCTCTCTAAGGTTATTTCAGGGCCTTTTTTCTCATTCTTTCCAAGACAGAGGTGTTATGTTCTCGTTCTATTCTGAAActggaacgagagaaagagagagacaagtgaGAAAGGGATCTGTGAGAAAACAAAATGGCCGGTTGGGTGAAAGAGAAAACGGAGAAGTAGAAATGGACAGATCTGTGAAAAGGAGAGCCAGTTTGGGGGAAAGAAAGCAGtaatgagcagagagagagagagagagagagagagagagagggagaagagcagaACTGTTCAGATCACAGTCTACATTATGGATTGGGTTGGAGCAGGGGCGACATACGCCTCTTCACACGCCTTGTTGAACCCCCCGAAGAAGATGCTCAAATTATACATGGTGCTAGTGAGACAGACTCCTACAGATTTACGTCACAGCGAGCTTTCATGCTGAATGTCTCAATACCCAGCTAGTTATTCCGAAAAGCCGTAGAGAAAAGAAAAAGCCCATTTATCATGTCTTCCCTGTTACCTCTAataacacactacagtagagaagTAGTATAACAGATGTGGCGTTCTGAATACAGCATAGCCCACAGTATGAGTCAGCAAATTAATGTGACCTGATATTTTTGTACCAAATGGTGATCTAATTTCATGTCACGATTTGAAACGGTGGTACAGTATATTATTGAGAAAATGATACAACTCTGCTACTTATTGTCACTAGCAGATTGTTTTTGCTACTTtgtaatttcatccattttgaaacAACCAATGTATCATTGGGTGACTATACTGTTGACAAAGAAATTACAACTAACTGTAGAGTACTGACAAGAATGTGACAGAGAAAATATGGATACGCCTGAAATTATCTTGTCTGGTGGTTTTGTTTGTATGTTGTCCCGTTGGGACTAACTTTATCACAGAGAGAACAGTAGTTGGCTAGCCTCTACCAGGCTTTCACCAACATGAGCGAGACCTGGGAGCCGAGGCTAGTAGTTGGCTATTGTCCCtcaggagggaggcagagagagggtgagggagccTCTTCACCGCTGCCTAGCAAACAGGAGGTGTGAGAAGAGAAGGTGACTCACTGCGTTATTCAAAGCTCCTGTCAAATCACATGTAGTCACAATGGCTCTTTGTGGAGTTCCTAGCTGTAGTTAAGTGGCTGCCCACTCACTATTCCCTTTATGCCCATTCCCAAGAACACTGCCGCCACACTGGATAAACACATATAGCTAACATAAATACAGATGACTTGAGATATGACGAAATAGAGATGAGGTGTTGAAAAGCTAGAGACTGGAGATTTTCTTCCTATTGGGGCCATGGGGTTGTGAAACTAATGTCCCTGCACATATAACAACAATAATGTTAAAAGAGCTGCTAGAGCTAGATGGGCTATTTTGAGTCTGGTGTGGTTAATGCTTGTCCAGGGTAAACAGTCTTACAAAGGCTCTTGAATTAGACCAGACAGATGCACATGAGGTGATGACTGGCGTACAAAGACTGGCTTAGTTATTCGATTAGTAAAACCTCGGTCATTATGTGAATAGAAGTAAATTGCTGCAACAATAAGTATATCAATCACAATCCCATTATGAAGCATGTGTGAATGAGGGTGAGCGCAGAGAACTGAGAGAAAAGGTGGGAGTTGTGCATTATCTCAATGGCTTATGAGAGCTCCTATTGGGTAGAAGTGAATTAGGATACAGTATGATTAACATACGGTATCTGTGAGTCATCATCTCAATTCAATGCATAGGCCTAGTCGAGTAAATAAAGTCACATCAGGCTTTCACTCCAAATCAAGGCCTGGCAAAGAAGCAAAAGAATAATCAGATATTCCGCTGCTAAACATTTCATCCACTTTTTTTGTTGCAGTATTTGCCAAGAGGAAGTCATAAATCGTTATAATAGATTGGGGGTCAAAGCCAAAGAACATGAAGTTGATCAATCCCAATCGAGAGAGGAGCGGATTCTTTTGTTTATGACAGTAAAACATTCTTATGGCTATAACATTTGTTAGCGCCTTCAATTCTTGCACATTTTatcataaaaatgtatatttc is drawn from Oncorhynchus tshawytscha isolate Ot180627B linkage group LG05, Otsh_v2.0, whole genome shotgun sequence and contains these coding sequences:
- the LOC112250464 gene encoding potassium channel subfamily K member 13; translated protein: MACRSGCCCGFGPFNEDNARFLMLAVFIILYLLCGAAVFSALEQPMEAEAKDRWAQRFEQFSQKNNLSKRELDNFLRNYEEANLAGIRVDTIRPRWDFTGAFYFVGTVVSTIGFGMTTPATISGKIFLIFYGLIGCASTILFFNLFLERVITVIAFVLKSCHERRHLRKAVLPQNGRRRLSEGSGRGGRGEGLAGWKPSVYCVMLILGAAAILVSCCASAMYSAVEGWGYLDSLYYCFVAFSTIGFGDMVSSQMFAYDEGNESQMAYRVGNFLFILTGVCCIYSLFNVISIVIKQVLNWLLRRLEVPCRCPGRGRHQPHPRHPRKNVVVPGHLRARRDLSIETDAVNDSEADGRRMSGEMISMKDFLAANKVNLAIMQKQLSEMANGHPRQSSSSSRHNGFSGGVGALGIMNNRLAETSVDR